In Camelus ferus isolate YT-003-E chromosome 33, BCGSAC_Cfer_1.0, whole genome shotgun sequence, the genomic stretch agcagcagtgtgtTAGAGTTCCTGCATACATACATGGTCAGTCTTTAGCTATTCTGATGAGCATCATTTTATATGCCTTTAttgagttttcagagttcttcatatattcagGATAGAAGTCCTTTCATTAAATAgtgctttatgtttttttttaatgtacgtTTATTATGCTAAAGTTTGTAATCTATTtttcaaacagtatttttttctctcagttgaaATACTGGGAGATGAGTGGCTATAGTGTGGCTGATGCCATGGTGGGCACTGTCCAGGGCAGACTTCTCTGTAGGCTGTTTGCAAGGAGCTTTAATTCATACtctcattttcaaaatggcaTGTATTCTTGCCATTGAAGAATAATCCTCAtagttctgcttttttaaaaaataaaaaatattaagtgtaTTATTGCAAAAAATACTTCAGCAAATGAATATAAAACGTCTCCTCTTAGGATCAAACTAAGACACACACTCATATACTGATAGAACATATGAGAATTACTAAGTGACATTTTCTAACTTTTAAGACACCTTAGATCggaaagttggaaaaaaaaatctgaacaggtGGATGTATATGTTACTTTGGGCAAAGCTACTGAGCTACTCAGATGCATTTGAAATAGATGTCTTGGGTACTCTCCTACCGGTGAAACCTAGAACCCCAGAGTGTGTCTGAAAGACCCAACTTTGTTGAGTAGATAGTGCTCTAgcaactttattctttaaaaaaaaattgcctgttATGGTTTGAGAAACATTACCCTGGGCCTTACCTGAGTGGATGTTACCAACTCCTGGTGTATCCTGTAGTTGgaaatgggagggaaaaaaaatcctagataAGAAAGCCAAGAGATGATAGGATAGTCATAGTCTAgagaaaggggaaattttacaGGAGGTAGATGGAACACTGTAACAATGATAATTCTGCAACCGGGTTGATGTTAGTCTTAAGAACACAATAAATCACTGAAAGACAGTCCTGTCCTCACCAGACTCAAGGTCTTGATAGTGGAGATGTCCAAAATAGAGTGCCTACTACATGCTAGGTAAACAAAACCCTTTGCTCACAGAGCACATGTTATTGGGGAAGAGAAGTATAAATtacacaagttaaaaaaaattacacaaatttaACTCACAGCTTTTTACACAGTAATACATCCATTTATAACATGATCTGTTCAGATAAACTGTTCCTTGAAAAAGTGACATTTGTGCTAAGACCTGAAGGATGGTAAGCATTATGTAGGTGATGAAGGAAGGTGTATCATTTAAGGCAATGGCAATTACATGTGCAAAAGCAGGGAGGAGCCCAGCATGGCTGGAGTACAGAATGTAAGAAGTGAGGCAGTGACTTTGGCAGTGTTTGAGACAGAACTGCAGAGTAGGAATTGTTCCAAGGTGGAACGGGAGCCAACTCATATTCAGGAGGTAGAATAGTTAAGACAATCATCGACAGGATGTGGGAGataaaagagaaggagggaataTGGATCTGTATCTACAGTTATTGGAAATAACAGGAGTGGTGGGGGTTAGTTTCAGGTGCCTGGGGGTTATAAATATCCTGTACTGAGCTGGAACTATAGATTCTACAGAGATTTAGGGGTTGGCACTCCTACgtggcaaggggtggggggtcAATGTGTGGGTAAGATCACCATGAGGAAAGGTCTAGTGGAATGAGACTAAGGGACAGTGCAGCAAGAGGGAAAAGCctgcagagaagagaggaatagccagaatacacacacaaaaaaaaaaaaaaaaaaaaaaacaagggaaatgCGTATCCTGCCAACTGAGGGGGCATTGGCTCTTTCCTGGCTTTCTTATCTATTGTACCTGATGGCCAATGAATGTCAGAGATTGTCCTGTCTCCATCCAGTCAAGCTCTGGGGCTGGTGGCAGGTCCAAGTATGAGGGCTGCTGTGAGGTGGAGGCTACTTGGCTGAAAAAGACAAACAGGAGCCAGGCTGGCAGATGAGGTCCTTGAGCCACGAGGATGGCAAAGATGAGATTTGTTCCCATTTCCTGGCCAAAAGGTTGCAGAATGCTCTAAGAGATGCCAGAACTCCCAACAAGAGGTTTCCTGACAATCTTACCTGTTTGTTCCTTTCCAGCTTCCAGGTGCCGAAGAGCCCTCTTCTGGGTCTGGCACTGCCTGAGGCTGAGTTtgattcaggaaaaataaatgtgtctaGGATGCGAAAGAGTTTGCCTAGGCCATGCTCCCACcctccaaaagtaaataattGTCCATCTTGCAaacttttccctccctcccagccctgcccacatcaTCTACTGACAAGGCCTGCCCCCTGGTGGGCAGGTAAGGAAATTCAAGCCGAGCAGATGAAGCATGGAGTCCATGAATTCTCTTAAGAGCTGGCAGGTGAAATGCTGGACATGGGAGAACCAGGAATCAGTGGATTTGGATACTGCTCTGGCTCCTCCGAGGGAAACCAACCTCTAAGACAGACCGAACCACCTCCTGCCGGCTGTGCTCCACCTCACGGATCTGAGCTGCCATCTGTGGGAGAGAGGCTGCTTAGACAGGTACAAGATAGTGGGGGCTGGGTCCTTCAGAAGACTTTCCTTTAACTCACCTCTTTGATCACCTCATCCTCTTTTTCCTCATAGGAATCCAGACCTTTCACCATAGACTTCttgaatctaaaaagaaaaagggcaagTCAGCCCAGAAACCCAATCCCTGCCAGCTGCAAAAAGATCATCAGTAGGtcatttttcctctaaattttgaataatttcaaaCTCCAAGAAACAAAATAGTACAAGGAACACCCGTGAACCTCTTCCCCAGATTTACTGTTAACATTCTGCCATACCAGCTCCACTGGCTCTATTACACACACATTTCCTGGAGGAAGCTCCAGTACctgacacagacacagagaatctACACTTTGCCACTCTTATCATTCGTAACCAGTGACTTACCGTGCATAATCCTGGGGGGAGATCAGAAACTTCTCTTTCATGTGGAACTCAGCCTTGTTCTCCCACCAGAATCTGTTGGTTGCTTTCTTGTGCTCGGGGCTGAGAACGGAGAGGACAAGTAATCTCAATGGTAGATTACAGAACATTACTCAGACATCTAGGCATAAGATAAATAATGCAAACTGACACCTGGGTTTCTACCTCTGGGAAAGGCTGAGGGAAAATTACTGTCAGTAGTCTCTTCCAGATCTACAGTCTCTCTGTTCCAATACAAATGGGAGAATTCGAGAGGAAGTGATGGGAGGTTACTTGACTGAGCCAGCTGCCCAGCCGGCTTTCCCAGCTAGACTGCCACCACTGGGACCGTAGCAGCTACAAGCCCCCTGCCCCTCAAGGTTGGCAATGCCTGTAAAATGACCCAATCATCCACCCTGATCAAATCACAAAAGCGTTCTTCCTCTCACCCATTCTAAACTCTCCCTCCCACAAATATACACAGCTGCGCAAGATGCGGCTCCCGGCCCGGCGCTCACCTGGCCAGATGCTCCAGCAGCCCCCCGTGCAGCACTGTCAAGTTTCCGTGGCTCAAGTGTTTCCGCACCTCACAGCCGCAGCACAGGCACCAGCAGCACCGCTCGTGCTCGGGCACGTAACGCTCCACCTGTGCGGCTCGGATGGCCTTCCGGGCGGCCTCCACCTGCCGCGGAGAAGATGCCAGGGAGGAAAGGCTAAGTAGGACCCTAGTGGGACTCCCAAATCCCACCCCCTCGGGCACTGCCCTGCCCGCCATGCTCCAGGCGGTCCATGGTCCCCTCCAATCTCCCATGCGCACCTGCGGCAGGAGCCGCTCCAAAGCCACCTTCAGCTGCCGCTGGTGCTTGCGACTGTAGACGTGTCCGCGACCGCAGAAGAAGGTCTGGCGGCACAGAGGGCAGCGCTCCGGCGGCGCCATCCTCCCGGGACTGGGAAACCGCGGCGCGCAGCCGCTCCTTGGCCGCCCGTTGACCTCTGACCCTTCGGGGGCGGGGCGAACCCAGCGGCCCCTGCGACCCCCAGCGGCGGGCAGGAGCCACTGCAAGCACTTCTACGGCTGCGCGGGATTTTCTTCCGGCTCCCTCAGTGATCACGTGTAAACGCAGCCAGTTTTCAACATCCTCAGATGTTGTCTGGGTAATAAACGTGGTCAGGTGCTCACTGTGCATCCAGAGCTCTACATTAACTACCTCAcgtaatcctcacaataaccctatgcgGTGTactaatatggacattttaaaagcGGGAAACTGGGCCATGAAAGAAGAAGGAACTTTGTGAAAGAGCGCACAGGTGTAAAGCGGCGGACGCTGTACCAGCAGGCTGTAGGGAACACAGGCTGGAAACCTTAATCTAAAATCTAATCACCCCCACGGGATGAGCTGAGCGTCGCTCCTGTAAAGCTGTTAAGGGTGCAGAATCGTTGCTGAGGGTTAGCAAGACATTTTAAATCTGTAAACATGCTAATCCAGTggaattttattaattctttacaAGCCACTTCTCCCAGAATCAACAGCCTTCCCGTCTGTCCTGCTCCCTTAGGGCCTAAGGTGAATTGCTCCCTCACAGGGCTGAAATCCCCACACTGTGACCTCCACCCTAGAGCCTGGGGCCTAGGCCTGACCTTACTTTTAGGATGTGCAAACAGCTGGTACAGAGTCCCCAACTTCCTTTAGATTTGTTATCAGTACTGGTGCATTAAGCTGGATGCACTGTGGGTGCATACATGATCTGTGGGTGTATACACGGTCACTGCTGCTAATTCAGACCCAGAAAGTAGCCAGACTCCCGTTTAGATCTTGACTTCCAGTTGGAGCTTCCCTTTAGACTCAGGCCTCTGCCAGatgtgatccattttgaggaCCCTTGCAATACTCAGTTCTTTGACCTCCCATCACTCCCCTGGCAGGGGCAACACTGGACCTTGTCCACCCCAAATTGCTCCTTCTTTGAATTCAAACTCTGAAGTTCTGCTCTCACCATCATCTTCCATCCTCCCGTGTGGCCTTACCTTCCAGCTGGTCTTTAACTGCAGGGAGACCTCCATTCCTGAAGATGAGGACTCATCCTTTCACTCAAAAAATTATTGAGCATCTGCCAGCCACTAGATGCTTTGCTCTAGGCCAGGTTTAAAGgtttaaaaacctttaaagtGTGGCCTCCggatcagcagcatcagcacttgggagcttgttagaaatgcaaattcatggCCCCGCCCCAGACTTCCTGAACCAGAAACTTTggagtggggcccagcaatctgtggtATAAGGAGCCCTTCAGGGGATTCTGATGCTCAatcaagtttgagaatcactagtCTAGGTCTTAGGTCCTCCTGGCTTTGCTTTGCCCACTGGATCCCAGGGATATTTCCACTACACTCTCATGGCAACATATTACTTCACTTGCCTACCAAAACCTCTCATTCTCTGTCAAATCCCAACCATCCAGCCATCCGTTTCCCTTATTTGTTCCAAAGCTGCTTTGGATTAGTGTAAACTGTCTACTTCAACTTCTAACTTCTCAGCCCTTGgcaattttgcttttgaaattgtcCTCTAAAGCCCTTCACTACCAAGGGTTCATTTGGCTGCCATCTGAACTGGACTGTGTGAAATGGAATTCAGCGTCTTCCTCTTTGGAACATCACTTGTTTTCATCCTCCCCGGGGATGATGTCACCAAGCTAAAGCCTGGAGTTTTAGGGTAATTTATCTTTGATACTCCCTTTTTCTCAGTCCCTATATCCACCCTGCACCAGTTGTCTTACTGGATTTCTGAGAGGTTTAAAATCTAttctccactcttttttttttttttttttttttttttacttatgagCATACTTTATTTcaattccctttctctctttctggaaaatCTTTCTAAGTGATTTCCAAGTATCTAGTCTATTTCAGCTCCACTTATCCTCCAGACTCTGGTCTTAAGGAAGTGTCTAACGTAACTTTCTGATTAACTTAATATCTCCTAATTGCCTTCAGGAAAAGTCTAAACTTTGCAGCATGACTTTCAAAGCCTTTTATACTATGTTTCctaacctctttttctttttttaggtttttttttcccccttaacgaaggtaatggggattgaacccaggaccttgtgcatgctaagcatgtgctctaccactgagctatacaccccctACAACCTCCTTTCCAGCCTTATTCCCCACACTTCCCCcttccatctccttcctccaAGCCCTCCTCTGGGCAATATTCCTGCCGTCCTATTGCTCCTGTGCACTTTAGCATCTCGAGCCCTTGGTCCCTTCTGcatagaatttccttctttccagctCTGCCTGATAAATTCTGTTCTATAAGCCTCCGAAATATGAACTAGAATGGAATTTCCACAAGGCTGGTGACtttgtctggcacatggtaagctcTCAATCCGTTCATAAGCTCTTAGATCAATtccttattgaatgaatgaaatgtcaCCCCTTTTGTGAAGCCTTCCAGAGTTGACCCTgcagaattaatttttctattccaAGGTCCTTTGCTCACATcttgttgtcattttgtttagtAGTCAGTTGAAAACCCAATAGTTGAATAGTTCCTCAAGTGCAGGGACTGTGTCTTGGTCATGCCTGACTCCAGCAGAAAGGAGTCGTCTATGCATGTTTGTCAACTTAAGTTAAAATCATCAAATTCCAGGCATCCTGGGGTTAACTTGTCTATGGGGTGGGAGTTTGTGCTGGGAAGGAGCCTAGAAGGCATGCagctagaggggagggtatagctcagcagtagagtgtatgcttagcatgcacaaggtcctgggttcaatccccagtacctccattaaaataaataaacctaattaccccccaaatgagtaaataaataaaaattgatgttaaaaaaagaaagcatgcaGCTAA encodes the following:
- the CCDC84 gene encoding coiled-coil domain-containing protein 84 isoform X1 codes for the protein MAPPERCPLCRQTFFCGRGHVYSRKHQRQLKVALERLLPQVEAARKAIRAAQVERYVPEHERCCWCLCCGCEVRKHLSHGNLTVLHGGLLEHLASPEHKKATNRFWWENKAEFHMKEKFLISPQDYARFKKSMVKGLDSYEEKEDEVIKEMAAQIREVEHSRQEVVRSVLEPQAVPDPEEGSSAPGSWKGTNSQVASTSQQPSYLDLPPAPELDWMETGQSLTFIGHQDTPGVGNIHSGATPPWMLQDEEYSSVNQLIGPSYEEFLKEKEKQKLKKLPPDRVGANFDHSSSTSAGWLPSFGRVWNNGRRWQSRYEPSVRTPTHHPFGSQPVSC
- the CCDC84 gene encoding coiled-coil domain-containing protein 84 isoform X2 gives rise to the protein MAPPERCPLCRQTFFCGRGHVYSRKHQRQLKVALERLLPQVEAARKAIRAAQVERYVPEHERCCWCLCCGCEVRKHLSHGNLTVLHGGLLEHLASPEHKKATNRFWWENKAEFHMKEKFLISPQDYARFKKSMVKGLDSYEEKEDEVIKEMAAQIREVEHSRQEVVRSVLEPQAVPDPEEGSSAPGSWKGTNSQVASTSQQPSYLDLPPAPELDWMETGQSLTFIGHQDTPGVGNIHSGATPPWMLQDEEYSSVNQLIGPSYEEFLKEKEKQKLKKLPPDRVGANFDHSSSTSAGWLPSFGRVWNNGRRWQSRHQFKTEAAARNSHVKKKN